Below is a window of Salvelinus sp. IW2-2015 linkage group LG35, ASM291031v2, whole genome shotgun sequence DNA.
CCACTAGGTGTCAGTAGAGTCAAAGGAATGACTTGCCTTTTTTTAATGTAGCAATTCATTATATTTACCAGTACCACTATCAAGGCcttatatcacaaaatatatgcaTTGAATAAAAGGAACATCTAGATAAAAATTATGATAACAAGTAAACAAACATGGCAATTAGCTCTATCCAATATTTAGGTAAAAGATGAAGATATCATCATTGAAATACTGAGGGTGATATAATTACACTATTCATCCACAATGCTACATCTACTATGTTGTGGGATAAATTTGCATGACGAAATGTGAAATACCAAAATGGAAATACTAGTGTAGTCTAGGTGTGCACCAATACAGAAGGTGTGTAGGTAACTGAGTCTGCAACCCAAAAGCCACAAATAAATTAAGACCATTAATAATCCTTAaggagtctattgacgcacccgtgTGTCAAACTAAGTAACATAATAcacaaatccccatcaaaatccgtcaattTAAGATAGAGatcagttgttgttgttttttgcatgGGTTGCGTTTATATCCACCGCATCCTCCTGTaggccttccgcatctgctgtGGAAGGTGGAGGAGCTAGTTGTGttcgtcagaccatgagacatcccgaaaatcgtcTTCTCAAAAAAACGTATGCCGTGTCCAAACGTATGTAGAGCctgcaaactattatgaccactctatggaaatgGTAGACTCTCACgtacacgatggtgttctccattttgctctacgccCCCCACGGGACTTCTGAATGTAGCCCATACAAACGAAGTATGGAAGTCGTTTtatgccaacaaaaataagggattAAAcgtgttaaaatatatatatatatatatatatatttcctgagctttcatatatctcctagatatagaacagacacttcaaaaccttattccttgtgatttatttgttttgccatttatgaatgtgttattcaaagcGTTTCTATAGGAGTAAAGGACAAATTAAATATTATATCAAATAATTATAACATATTTTTTCAAAAtcaaaatagctaaatgatccatggtatgaccatctttaaAACAATTgaatatgttagcttagtacccTACCCCCCACAACGCTAAGACATTGAGGTTTTGAAGAACAATTGCAACTTTATTAAGCTCAGATAACCGCAGTTTTACAAGGTACAAGGATTTACTTACATTATGCAATTCACAATGTTAAGGACCAATGTGTAACAGTGGCATGCTTCCTTATAGGTAAAAACACTGCTTATTTCAAAGGTCATAAGCTACAATACACAAATCTACTGGAGGTGGGGGAAGAAATACTTAAACATCCACAACAAAAGCAACAATGGACAGCCTAACTAATCCAAACAAGGTGAACAAAACTATAACAATGAAAAATATAATACTGTCAATGAACagaacaaaaatgtttttttttttattattacaaaAGAAAATCAGTTCTCCCCCTCTGGTTTTGTTTCCTTGGCCTTTCGTACCTCCTCAAGCTTCTTATCCTAGAATgaataaaaaacatgaaaatcACATTAGTTAAACTGATTAGTTAAGTATAACTTTGAACAGTGTGCATGACATTTCAACCAACATCCAATTTCCATAACCTGGGCCTTTCAATTTGAAATTCTCTCAAGTTCAGAATGGCAGAAAAGTACGTCAAGATGTCTGAGAAAAATGGCAGGCTGAGCAGTGAGGCCAACCTTCTCTTTGAATTTCTCATTGAGAGCTGCCATTCGTGCCGTGCGATTCTCTTTGTTGGCTTCCATCTTCTGATTGAGCTTCTCCTCTGCTGTCTTGCTGAAGTTGTTGTTCTCCTCCATGGCTTTCTTCAGAACTTCCTTCTCGTGCTCTCTCTTCTCAGCTAAGTGCTTCAGCACCTCTGCTTCATGACTCTGATCAAATTAGAAAATCAAAGTCACACAGGAAGTTAGTGGTAGGCTAGTCGGACCAAGCCTGAgctagaaaataataaaatataaatgaactaAACCTGTAAGGTGGATGCGGCTCCATTTCCTGATACTTATTTGTGTATATCTGACTGTAGGTACCTTGCGTCTCTCCTCTGCAGCCTCCAGTTTCTTCTGGATTTCCTCCAGGGACAACTCCTTCTTCTCCTTTGGGGGAGGTAGGGGGATTTCACCCTTGGCATCGGGGGCCAAGATTACCTCAAATGCTTGACCTGAAGCACGCTTGTCCAACTCCTTGACCAGGATCTCTGTGAAAATAGGGAATCCATCAATGTTGATACAAGTAGGTATCAAACTGATAATAGCATAGAGTTATAACACCTAAACAATATGATAGTGAAGCTAATTgcataaaagtgactccaaaatgacacaatacattatttaccatgaatTTCTATTCAGCACTAAACAACAAAAAAGGTGTAACTCCCAATATGTTTGGGCTCATTGTAATAGTGTAATAAAGACCTGTCGTGTTAACACTTACCTCCAGAGGACGCCATTTCAGCAGAGTACTGAGGGTTGCTTTGCCTGGGAGGAAAAATACAGACAAAGCCATAGGTTTAATGACAGAAAGACAATACAGCAAAGATGCATCCATGCACTAATCAGGAATGAACAGAAACACAGAATGACAACTATTGATTCTGAAGGTGGAGAGCCATGATATGTGCCTAGTAAGAATTCAATTGGGGGTATTGCTGTCTATAAGATGACCGTTGGAGATGGATCACTTGTATTTATGTTAGACATGTAGCATGAATATTAGCGATACAGCAAATGATTGCGAATAGATTTCACAGTACCCTTACTGCACCTGTTCAAAACAACAGCTGGCAAATgttaaaaatagtttttcaatGGAGACAAaaagggtgtggacatgaagtcCTTCCCATCTTTGTTTATCAGGAACAAATACCAGAGCAT
It encodes the following:
- the LOC111959182 gene encoding stathmin-like; this translates as MASSGEILVKELDKRASGQAFEVILAPDAKGEIPLPPPKEKKELSLEEIQKKLEAAEERRKSHEAEVLKHLAEKREHEKEVLKKAMEENNNFSKTAEEKLNQKMEANKENRTARMAALNEKFKEKDKKLEEVRKAKETKPEGEN